One region of Mucilaginibacter sp. 14171R-50 genomic DNA includes:
- a CDS encoding response regulator transcription factor, whose product MQEINIAIVDDQNLFRQSLALLVNSVENFRLLAECVSGQAFIDTLKKFNIQIDIAIIDMDMPGINGIELNKYLHTNYPDIKVIILTVHANEMLITQMINAGAASYLVKNCDKDELLLTVNTVYKSGFYFNKHVQKALRNSANHRQAMQDALNGLPVTLTKREIQVLKLICKELNNVEIAAELFLSVRTIEGHRNSLINKIKCRNTAGLVLFALKYRLVDAPL is encoded by the coding sequence ATGCAAGAAATTAATATCGCGATAGTTGATGATCAAAACCTTTTCAGGCAAAGCCTGGCCTTGTTGGTCAATTCTGTAGAGAATTTTAGGTTATTGGCAGAATGTGTAAGCGGACAGGCTTTTATTGATACATTAAAAAAGTTTAATATCCAGATTGATATTGCCATTATAGATATGGACATGCCGGGCATAAACGGCATTGAGCTAAATAAGTATCTGCATACAAATTACCCTGATATTAAAGTAATTATATTAACAGTGCATGCAAATGAAATGCTGATAACGCAAATGATCAACGCGGGCGCGGCATCATACCTGGTAAAAAACTGCGATAAGGATGAACTGCTGTTAACCGTTAACACCGTATATAAAAGCGGCTTTTACTTTAATAAGCATGTGCAAAAAGCGTTACGTAACAGTGCCAATCATCGCCAGGCCATGCAGGATGCATTAAACGGGTTGCCGGTAACGTTAACCAAACGCGAGATACAGGTGCTAAAGTTGATATGCAAGGAACTGAACAACGTTGAAATTGCTGCCGAGCTTTTTTTAAGCGTGCGCACCATAGAGGGGCACCGCAACAGCCTGATCAATAAAATTAAATGCCGTAATACTGCCGGTTTGGTTCTTTTTGCCCTTAAATACCGCCTTGTTGATGCCCCACTGTAA
- a CDS encoding sensor histidine kinase — protein sequence MQNTTDNIYILVILGMTGTFLLVVSFIFFSVRNQNRLLKQRQKFQQAQIEHQKELLKAIIESQEAERKRIGQDLHDDVGTTISGLRLLIEMFKPAGGEDKAYQDFTQSTKTIIDKIVKDVRNISHNLSPTTLRYYGLAAAVTEHCTIINQSGKLEIALTNNAEQVLGQLPLSVSTAFYRVLEELLNNTIKHSGAGKATIDLNVSDNKLYIDYADNGKGVPADAALIKTGMGMQNIESRLLNINATYNIMPYSGKGFNVKIEYPLP from the coding sequence ATGCAAAACACAACCGATAACATCTACATATTAGTGATTTTGGGAATGACAGGGACCTTTCTGCTGGTCGTGTCGTTCATATTCTTTTCCGTGCGCAATCAAAACCGGCTGTTAAAACAGCGTCAAAAATTTCAGCAAGCCCAGATAGAGCATCAAAAAGAACTGTTAAAGGCCATTATTGAATCGCAGGAAGCCGAGCGAAAGCGCATTGGGCAGGACCTGCACGATGATGTAGGCACCACTATATCGGGCTTACGGCTGCTGATAGAAATGTTTAAACCGGCTGGCGGCGAAGACAAGGCTTACCAGGATTTTACCCAATCTACCAAAACTATTATCGATAAAATAGTTAAGGACGTGCGCAATATTTCGCATAACCTATCGCCAACTACCTTGCGGTATTACGGCCTGGCCGCGGCGGTAACAGAGCATTGCACCATTATCAATCAATCGGGTAAACTGGAGATTGCACTAACAAATAATGCCGAACAGGTGCTTGGGCAATTACCGCTATCTGTTTCTACAGCATTTTACCGGGTGTTAGAAGAGTTGTTAAATAATACCATTAAACACTCAGGCGCGGGCAAGGCAACTATTGATCTTAACGTTTCGGATAACAAATTATACATTGATTACGCCGACAACGGGAAAGGCGTACCCGCAGATGCCGCGCTGATAAAAACAGGTATGGGTATGCAAAATATCGAAAGCCGGCTGCTAAATATCAACGCCACTTATAACATTATGCCATATTCAGGAAAAGGTTTCAATGTTAAAATTGAATATCCTTTACCCTAA
- a CDS encoding YtxH domain-containing protein has protein sequence MGLLKFIAVGAAIGYGINYITKKGPNGRSILDDITEDAPEWFNKAKTYATEKVEQAAQQARPGGGY, from the coding sequence ATGGGCTTATTAAAATTTATAGCAGTTGGCGCAGCCATTGGGTACGGAATAAATTATATTACAAAAAAAGGCCCTAACGGCCGGTCGATCCTTGATGATATTACCGAGGACGCACCTGAATGGTTTAACAAGGCCAAAACGTACGCCACCGAGAAAGTTGAACAGGCGGCGCAACAGGCACGACCCGGCGGAGGTTATTAA
- a CDS encoding NAD(P)-dependent oxidoreductase, with protein sequence MITSLVTGGAGFIGSHVAKHCLGLGHKVIVLDDLSGGFEDHVPAGAEFVLGSINDVALLEDLFAKHKFDYVYHLAAYAAEGLSHFIRRFNYNNNLIGSVNLINLAVLYKVKCFVFTSSIAVYGAGQLPMLESMVPQPEDPYGVAKYAVEMDLKAAHHMFGLNSVIFRPHNVYGENQNIGDKYRNVIGIFMNQIMQEKPMTIFGDGEQTRAFSYIDDVAPHIANCVNVPAAYNQVFNVGADKPYTVNELVQVVAKELGVQPKVTHLEARKEVMHAHSDHSKAAGVFGNSKNVSLEEGIAKMAAWAKVVGSRASAEFENIEIEENLPQGWSKKQKAINS encoded by the coding sequence ATGATCACATCATTGGTAACCGGCGGGGCTGGCTTTATTGGTTCGCACGTAGCAAAGCATTGTTTAGGCCTGGGGCATAAAGTTATAGTTTTAGATGACCTGAGCGGTGGTTTTGAAGACCACGTGCCCGCAGGTGCAGAATTTGTACTCGGATCGATCAATGATGTAGCGCTTCTGGAAGATTTGTTTGCCAAACATAAGTTTGATTATGTATATCATCTGGCGGCTTACGCTGCCGAGGGCTTGTCGCATTTTATCCGTCGGTTCAACTATAACAACAACCTTATCGGCTCGGTAAATTTGATAAACCTGGCGGTATTGTATAAGGTAAAGTGCTTTGTATTTACCTCTTCTATAGCCGTTTATGGCGCCGGTCAGCTGCCCATGTTAGAAAGCATGGTGCCACAGCCCGAAGACCCGTATGGTGTGGCAAAATACGCGGTAGAAATGGATTTGAAAGCGGCACATCATATGTTTGGCCTTAACTCGGTTATCTTCCGCCCGCATAATGTGTACGGCGAAAACCAAAACATAGGAGATAAGTATCGCAACGTTATAGGCATATTCATGAACCAGATAATGCAGGAAAAGCCAATGACAATTTTTGGCGACGGCGAACAAACCCGTGCGTTTAGCTATATTGATGACGTTGCGCCGCATATTGCAAATTGCGTAAATGTGCCCGCGGCTTATAACCAGGTATTTAACGTAGGCGCCGATAAACCGTATACGGTTAACGAGTTGGTGCAGGTGGTGGCCAAAGAGCTGGGCGTGCAGCCAAAAGTTACCCATCTGGAAGCCCGTAAAGAAGTTATGCATGCGCACAGCGACCATTCAAAGGCGGCCGGCGTATTTGGCAACAGCAAAAACGTAAGCCTTGAAGAGGGTATCGCTAAAATGGCCGCGTGGGCAAAGGTAGTAGGCTCGAGGGCCAGTGCAGAGTTTGAAAATATAGAGATAGAAGAGAACCTGCCACAAGGTTGGAGCAAGAAACAAAAGGCGATTAATTCGTAA
- the gldB gene encoding gliding motility lipoprotein GldB yields MMSYSCKTILICISFSLCVVFTACNRNKKVDVSNIPVQVKIERFDLDFDAMRTTPMAQQAAFLQKKYGNFYQDFIERILKIGSVRDTAYFKTLRAIFASKSYMDLKHDVDAVYANTKKQNAELTDAFRRLKYYYPQKKIPRVYAYWSGFQAQTSIGDDYFAIGLDLFLGADSRFYPALVESFPHYISRRFTPDNIAPRVIEGMAREDMFPENPEDKSLLAKMVYNGKILYFMDQTLPDAPDSTKIGYTAKQLKWCEDFKANIWGFFLEENLLYETDYQKIQKYLGEAPFTPGLGDKNDSAPKLAVWTGWQIVRQYMEKHPEVTLQQLMNNGDAQKILNGSKYRPKNAAE; encoded by the coding sequence ATGATGTCTTATTCGTGTAAAACAATACTTATTTGCATAAGTTTTTCACTTTGCGTGGTTTTTACCGCATGTAACCGCAACAAAAAGGTTGATGTAAGCAATATCCCGGTACAGGTAAAAATTGAACGCTTTGATCTTGACTTTGATGCCATGCGTACTACCCCCATGGCGCAGCAGGCGGCGTTCCTCCAAAAAAAGTATGGCAATTTTTACCAGGACTTTATTGAACGTATCTTAAAAATAGGGAGTGTGCGCGATACCGCTTATTTTAAAACCCTAAGAGCCATTTTTGCCAGCAAATCATACATGGATTTAAAACATGATGTTGATGCCGTTTACGCAAATACTAAAAAGCAAAATGCCGAGCTTACGGATGCCTTTCGCAGGTTAAAATATTATTATCCGCAAAAAAAAATACCCAGGGTATACGCGTATTGGTCTGGATTTCAAGCGCAAACTTCTATTGGCGATGACTATTTTGCCATTGGGCTAGACCTTTTCCTGGGTGCCGATTCCAGATTTTATCCGGCCCTGGTTGAAAGTTTTCCGCATTATATATCCCGCAGGTTTACGCCAGATAACATTGCACCCCGCGTAATTGAAGGTATGGCCCGTGAAGATATGTTCCCCGAAAACCCGGAGGATAAGTCGTTATTGGCAAAAATGGTGTACAATGGTAAGATCTTGTACTTTATGGACCAAACCCTGCCTGATGCGCCCGACTCCACAAAAATTGGTTATACGGCAAAGCAGTTAAAATGGTGTGAAGATTTTAAGGCCAATATTTGGGGCTTTTTTTTAGAAGAGAACCTGTTGTACGAAACTGATTATCAAAAAATACAAAAATACCTGGGCGAGGCGCCCTTTACACCCGGCCTTGGTGATAAAAACGATTCGGCGCCAAAACTTGCGGTATGGACAGGCTGGCAAATTGTACGGCAATACATGGAGAAGCACCCCGAGGTTACCCTGCAACAGCTAATGAACAATGGCGATGCCCAAAAAATACTGAACGGATCTAAATACCGGCCAAAAAATGCAGCAGAGTAA
- a CDS encoding NAD+ synthase: protein MKIALAQLNYHIGNFESNTDKIINAIRHAKQNSADLIVFSELCICGYPARDFLEFNEFISLCDAAAKKIAGECIGIACIIGLPTPNHNPEGKDLNNSAYFIENGEVKAIVNKALLPNYDIFDEYRYFEPSTTFNCIDFKGRRIALTICEDLWNTIENPLYVTRPMDTLIKQSPDVMINIAASPFAYNHDEERIAILSDNARRYNLPLFYVNHVGAQTELIFDGGSLVFDKTGKTVDEMPYFTENVAYYTLHDNAEITFEHPTTQKAARESDIEQIHQGLVLGIRDYFYKSGFKQATLGLSGGIDSAVVCALAAEALGPENVIAVLLPSKFSSEHSLKDAEDLVKNLGCKSETIAIEKITDAFESALHPQFANLPFNIAEENIQSRSRAVLLMAMCNKFGYILLNTSNKSETAVGYGTLYGDMCGGISVIGDVFKTQVFQLARHLNRQREIIPINTIVKPPSAELRPDQKDTDSLPEYDILDAILVQYVERRCSSAEIIKQGFDEATVRKVLRLVNLAEHKRYQTPPILRVSPKAFGMGRRMPIVGKYLT from the coding sequence ATGAAAATAGCATTAGCTCAGCTTAATTACCATATAGGTAACTTTGAATCTAACACTGACAAGATCATTAACGCCATCCGCCACGCAAAGCAGAACAGCGCTGACCTGATCGTTTTTTCCGAGTTATGTATATGTGGTTACCCCGCGCGCGATTTTTTAGAATTTAACGAGTTTATAAGCTTGTGCGACGCAGCCGCAAAAAAAATTGCCGGCGAATGTATCGGCATTGCCTGTATAATAGGCCTGCCCACACCAAACCATAACCCCGAAGGTAAGGACCTGAATAACTCGGCCTATTTTATAGAGAACGGCGAAGTTAAAGCCATTGTAAATAAAGCGCTTTTGCCTAACTACGATATTTTTGACGAGTATCGCTACTTTGAGCCATCCACTACCTTTAACTGTATAGATTTTAAAGGGAGACGCATTGCGCTTACCATATGCGAAGACTTATGGAACACCATCGAGAACCCGCTGTATGTTACCCGCCCTATGGATACGCTAATAAAGCAAAGCCCCGATGTGATGATCAATATCGCGGCATCGCCTTTTGCCTACAACCATGACGAGGAGCGCATTGCTATTTTAAGCGATAATGCCCGCCGTTACAACCTGCCGTTGTTTTATGTAAACCATGTAGGTGCCCAAACCGAACTGATATTTGACGGCGGATCGTTAGTGTTTGATAAAACGGGAAAAACGGTAGACGAAATGCCCTACTTTACCGAAAACGTAGCCTATTATACTTTGCATGACAACGCAGAAATAACCTTTGAACATCCTACCACCCAAAAAGCCGCGCGCGAAAGTGATATAGAACAGATACACCAGGGCCTGGTATTGGGTATACGCGATTACTTTTACAAATCGGGCTTTAAACAGGCTACGTTGGGCCTGTCGGGGGGCATAGATTCGGCCGTGGTGTGCGCGTTAGCCGCCGAAGCGCTTGGCCCCGAAAATGTAATAGCGGTGTTGCTGCCGTCTAAGTTCTCCAGCGAACATTCGCTCAAGGATGCTGAAGACCTGGTAAAAAACCTGGGTTGTAAATCGGAGACCATAGCTATCGAAAAAATCACCGACGCATTTGAGAGCGCGCTGCATCCGCAATTTGCGAACCTGCCGTTTAACATAGCCGAAGAGAATATACAATCGCGCAGCCGGGCGGTATTACTGATGGCCATGTGCAACAAATTCGGGTACATTTTGCTTAATACGTCGAACAAAAGTGAAACGGCGGTAGGCTACGGAACGCTTTACGGCGACATGTGCGGCGGTATTTCGGTTATTGGCGATGTGTTTAAAACGCAGGTTTTTCAACTGGCCCGCCACCTGAACCGGCAACGGGAGATAATACCTATAAATACCATAGTGAAGCCGCCATCCGCAGAGTTAAGGCCCGACCAAAAAGACACCGACTCGTTGCCGGAATATGATATACTGGATGCCATTTTGGTGCAGTATGTTGAACGGCGCTGCTCATCGGCAGAAATAATAAAGCAAGGTTTTGACGAAGCTACAGTGCGGAAGGTGCTTAGGCTGGTGAACCTGGCCGAGCATAAACGATACCAAACGCCGCCCATATTAAGGGTATCGCCAAAGGCATTTGGAATGGGCAGGCGCATGCCAATTGTAGGTAAATATTTAACATAG
- a CDS encoding DUF4136 domain-containing protein: MRKYIYLMLTVAFVSLLSACSSYNYYTAAANKTNLSAYRTFAWAAPQKARNKQWRPLDEIGSGKVQEAARQALVAKGLTFQNQNPDLLVRYLTVTGRGTKTEFYSPYYGGFYGGGWGYGWYRPYFGYGWYRPYYGYGWGPTFAQKVHYKEGTIIIDLIDSKTREVVWRGYGVGELHNPKQTMRDIPKVVEGIMKQLELAPPARKS, from the coding sequence ATGAGAAAATATATCTATTTAATGCTGACAGTAGCTTTTGTATCGCTGCTATCGGCCTGCAGCAGTTATAATTACTATACCGCTGCGGCAAACAAAACAAACCTGTCCGCTTATCGCACCTTTGCCTGGGCAGCCCCGCAAAAAGCCCGTAATAAGCAATGGCGGCCGCTTGATGAGATTGGCAGCGGCAAGGTGCAGGAAGCCGCCAGACAAGCCCTGGTTGCTAAAGGATTAACCTTCCAGAATCAAAACCCGGACTTGTTGGTACGTTATTTAACCGTAACCGGCCGCGGCACTAAAACAGAGTTTTATTCGCCATATTACGGTGGTTTTTATGGCGGCGGATGGGGTTACGGCTGGTATCGCCCTTATTTTGGTTATGGCTGGTACCGCCCGTATTATGGTTACGGATGGGGCCCAACCTTTGCACAAAAGGTGCATTATAAAGAAGGTACCATTATTATCGACCTTATTGACAGCAAAACCAGGGAGGTGGTATGGCGCGGTTACGGCGTTGGCGAATTGCATAACCCCAAACAAACGATGCGCGATATCCCAAAAGTTGTTGAAGGGATAATGAAACAACTGGAACTGGCTCCGCCCGCCCGCAAATCATAA